A genomic region of Planococcus kocurii contains the following coding sequences:
- a CDS encoding right-handed parallel beta-helix repeat-containing protein: MTYKKIFRRLLCVLGICGMVAVFIMGQSSFLPEEKIDAKIQFGAEGDGVTDDTKAIQRAIDETPIGGTMHIPPGIYKLTKNPNLKASTGYGDSFFALKISKPITIVMDQAIFKTESAGQYGVFWIMATADVHLKGGFLMGDKLPDGSLTSNIAILLQDSQESSIENVYTKNYSQGIHLHHANNNIVRNVTSESNYGSGIINFASDYNTIESCVVRNSGDGHLSLFGGGKKNLVTGCVVTENRPGYTDQQGITVESEKGSKVEKNMVSGFYYGIDVKNGAESNVIKGNLVYNNEYNIAVRPGDGGANLMTPSHHISILHNLAINPRKSSERGIYINVGNGHIVQGNTVEKNNLILRDESLRVKYQQENFIVIDKQ, encoded by the coding sequence ATGACCTACAAGAAGATTTTTCGTAGGCTTCTTTGTGTACTAGGAATTTGTGGGATGGTTGCTGTATTTATTATGGGACAAAGCTCTTTCTTACCTGAAGAAAAAATTGATGCAAAAATACAGTTTGGAGCAGAAGGTGATGGTGTGACGGATGACACGAAAGCAATACAGCGAGCTATTGATGAAACGCCAATAGGTGGGACGATGCATATTCCACCGGGGATTTATAAATTGACCAAAAATCCTAATTTAAAAGCCAGTACAGGATACGGAGATAGTTTTTTTGCCTTGAAAATTTCCAAGCCGATTACGATTGTGATGGATCAAGCGATTTTCAAGACGGAATCAGCAGGGCAATATGGTGTTTTTTGGATTATGGCTACTGCGGATGTCCATTTAAAGGGTGGTTTTTTGATGGGGGATAAACTACCGGATGGATCATTAACTTCCAATATTGCCATCCTGCTTCAAGACAGCCAAGAAAGTTCAATTGAAAACGTCTATACCAAAAATTATTCTCAAGGCATTCACTTGCACCACGCCAATAACAATATTGTTCGAAATGTGACGAGTGAATCCAATTATGGTTCCGGTATTATTAATTTTGCATCAGATTACAACACAATCGAGTCCTGCGTCGTTAGAAACTCTGGAGATGGCCACCTTTCGTTATTTGGGGGAGGTAAGAAAAACCTGGTGACAGGCTGCGTAGTGACAGAAAATCGCCCAGGCTATACCGATCAACAAGGCATTACGGTAGAAAGTGAAAAAGGCAGTAAAGTTGAAAAAAATATGGTTAGCGGTTTTTATTATGGTATTGATGTCAAAAATGGAGCAGAGTCGAATGTCATTAAAGGAAATTTAGTCTACAACAATGAATACAATATCGCTGTCAGGCCGGGTGACGGAGGTGCTAATTTGATGACGCCGAGTCATCATATTAGCATTCTTCATAATCTGGCAATCAATCCGAGAAAAAGCTCGGAGCGTGGAATTTATATCAATGTTGGAAACGGACATATCGTGCAAGGCAATACGGTTGAAAAAAACAACCTGATTCTGCGCGATGAGAGCTTAAGAGTAAAATACCAGCAAGAGAATTTCATTGTCATTGACAAACAGTAG
- a CDS encoding lipopolysaccharide biosynthesis protein: MKQENSLKKKTISGLLWSFGDLMGNQGIQFIIQIILARLLMPEDFGIIGMILVFVALSNSLVDSGFTQALIRDQKADQTDYSTVFYFNLGVSVVIYAALFFSAPLISGFFEVSQLTSIIKVLALGVIINAFSIIPRAMFTKEVNFKVQAKVNMAASILSGVVAVAMAMTGYGVWSLVMRMLLMNLIQALLLVFSRKWLPSLTFSMTSFRKLFGFGWKLLVSGLIDTAYNNVYYMIIGKQYSAGALGYYTNAAKFSDVATQSLTATIQRVTYPVLSGIQDQEERLKQSFKKVIKLSGFLIFPLMVGVAAVAEPLILLIFGAKWIDMVPYFQLLAIAGMLYPIHALNLNILQVKGRSDLFLYLEIIKTIVPTLLIVTVIWMDLGLTALVATVVLDSFISLFINVYFSGREISYSTKEQFLDLLPIFTISVVMGSVVYGIGNLLPFTELLTLTIQIGIGVVLYITMCKLFNIKEFDTVYKLLVPVIKKIKPAKTG, translated from the coding sequence ATGAAACAGGAAAATTCATTGAAAAAAAAGACAATCAGTGGACTGCTGTGGAGCTTCGGAGACTTGATGGGAAATCAGGGCATTCAGTTTATCATTCAAATTATCTTGGCACGTTTACTCATGCCGGAGGATTTTGGGATTATTGGAATGATTTTAGTCTTTGTTGCGTTATCAAATTCACTTGTAGACAGCGGATTTACACAAGCGTTAATCCGTGATCAAAAAGCCGATCAAACCGATTATTCGACGGTATTCTATTTTAATCTAGGTGTATCCGTCGTCATTTATGCTGCATTATTCTTTTCTGCTCCATTAATTAGCGGTTTTTTTGAAGTCTCACAACTAACATCCATTATTAAAGTATTGGCGCTAGGCGTCATCATTAATGCATTTTCAATTATTCCCCGGGCAATGTTTACAAAAGAAGTGAACTTCAAAGTGCAGGCAAAAGTCAATATGGCTGCCAGTATTCTATCAGGCGTAGTTGCAGTTGCAATGGCAATGACAGGATATGGTGTCTGGAGTTTAGTCATGCGCATGCTCTTGATGAATTTAATTCAAGCGCTACTTCTCGTTTTTTCTAGAAAGTGGCTGCCTTCGTTAACGTTTAGCATGACATCATTCCGAAAGTTATTCGGATTTGGTTGGAAACTTCTTGTTTCTGGATTAATCGACACGGCTTACAACAATGTGTACTACATGATTATTGGTAAACAATATTCAGCCGGTGCTCTCGGGTATTACACCAATGCTGCAAAATTTAGCGATGTCGCGACACAGTCGTTAACGGCGACAATTCAACGTGTGACATACCCGGTGTTAAGTGGTATTCAAGATCAAGAAGAGCGATTAAAACAAAGTTTTAAGAAGGTTATTAAGCTTTCAGGATTTTTAATTTTTCCACTCATGGTAGGTGTTGCAGCTGTTGCAGAGCCACTCATTCTTTTAATATTCGGTGCCAAATGGATAGATATGGTTCCTTATTTTCAGCTTCTAGCCATTGCCGGTATGCTTTACCCGATTCATGCCTTAAATTTAAATATTTTACAAGTAAAAGGACGCTCGGATTTATTTTTATACTTAGAAATTATTAAAACGATTGTTCCAACACTGTTGATTGTTACCGTTATTTGGATGGACTTAGGTCTCACGGCATTAGTAGCAACGGTTGTATTAGATTCGTTTATATCACTATTTATTAATGTTTATTTTTCGGGACGTGAAATCTCTTACAGTACGAAAGAACAATTCCTGGATTTGTTACCGATTTTTACGATTTCAGTTGTTATGGGATCTGTTGTATACGGGATTGGCAATCTCTTGCCGTTTACAGAACTTTTAACGCTCACCATACAAATTGGAATAGGAGTGGTTCTGTACATTACGATGTGCAAATTGTTTAACATCAAAGAATTCGATACGGTCTACAAGTTACTGGTACCGGTCATAAAAAAGATAAAACCCGCTAAGACGGGATAA
- a CDS encoding DegT/DnrJ/EryC1/StrS family aminotransferase — MAKVFEHPIYVTRPLLPDITDVTARIKTVWDSKQLTNFGAQHNELSDKLKVYLEVDHLSMFNNGTLALLLGLKALALTGEVITTPFTFPATVQALDWNNLTPVFCDIDPVTFNIDADKIEALITEKTSAILGVHVFGNPCDVEKIQAIADKHGLKVIYDGAHAFGSKINGIPISSFGDMTMFSFHATKLFNTIEGGALVYQDPALVKKLDLLRNFGIANSEEVVLSGLNAKLNEVQAGVGLEVLKVMDEERTKRHAVKKVYEQHLAAIEGIRVLTTLEDRASSYQYFVIEIDEAKFGKSRDDVHRELQKHNVFARKYFYPLCSDFDWYSDLPSARPENLPNGQKAVQQVLAMPYYGALSTDSVAAICGIIQELHVTQKSLSQL; from the coding sequence ATGGCAAAAGTTTTTGAACATCCGATTTATGTGACTCGACCGTTACTGCCAGACATCACAGACGTTACAGCACGGATAAAGACCGTATGGGACAGTAAGCAATTAACGAATTTTGGTGCACAACACAATGAGTTGAGCGACAAGCTGAAAGTTTACTTAGAAGTGGATCACTTGTCTATGTTCAATAACGGTACGTTAGCGTTATTGCTCGGATTGAAAGCTTTAGCGTTAACAGGTGAAGTCATTACAACGCCATTTACATTTCCAGCAACTGTACAAGCACTAGATTGGAACAACTTGACGCCGGTATTTTGCGACATTGACCCTGTTACTTTTAATATTGATGCCGATAAAATCGAAGCCTTAATTACTGAAAAAACAAGTGCCATTTTGGGTGTTCACGTATTTGGTAATCCGTGCGATGTGGAAAAAATTCAAGCAATTGCGGATAAGCATGGGTTAAAAGTAATTTACGACGGCGCTCATGCTTTTGGATCGAAAATAAACGGGATACCGATTAGCAGTTTTGGAGATATGACCATGTTCAGTTTTCACGCGACAAAGCTGTTCAACACAATTGAAGGTGGAGCACTAGTTTATCAGGATCCTGCGCTCGTCAAAAAACTGGATTTACTGAGAAACTTTGGAATTGCTAATTCTGAAGAAGTAGTGCTGTCAGGGTTAAATGCTAAGTTGAACGAAGTCCAGGCAGGCGTTGGGCTAGAAGTTCTGAAAGTAATGGACGAAGAACGAACCAAGCGCCATGCTGTTAAAAAAGTGTATGAACAGCATTTAGCAGCTATTGAAGGCATTAGAGTCTTGACGACTCTTGAGGATAGAGCGAGCAGCTATCAGTATTTTGTTATTGAAATTGATGAGGCTAAATTTGGGAAGTCGAGAGACGATGTTCATCGCGAACTTCAAAAACACAATGTATTTGCCAGAAAGTACTTTTATCCTTTATGTAGTGATTTTGACTGGTACAGCGATTTACCGTCAGCACGACCGGAAAACTTGCCGAATGGTCAGAAGGCTGTTCAGCAAGTGCTGGCCATGCCTTATTACGGGGCATTATCAACCGATTCGGTCGCAGCGATCTGCGGCATCATCCAAGAACTTCATGTGACACAAAAAAGTCTATCTCAACTATAA
- a CDS encoding GNAT family N-acetyltransferase, with protein sequence MRDLFLTKDYIELYEKMEGGICEVFEFEHPLGSVYHQFIKREIPVSLEGGPYFDLLTPYGYGGPIITELADKTRKDELITQFSQAFQDYCQRHNIVSEFVRFHPIAGNAEDFKSCYTVLFRRHTTGVTLKGFEDPVQEEFSGSTRKRIRKALRDGVTYRITLNPSNLDQFQDIYLATMKRVGAADFYLFDREYFSKILDNFGDQLLLVEAIFDSQVIGAELHFHSGNVIHTHLSGTVDGDFNHLSPVYVMTYAIVLWAKEQGVEYIHSGGGVNPGPDDTLYLFKKKFGKNTEFDYYVGNKIWDQQVYQQLLKETDANIESELFPAYRWP encoded by the coding sequence TTGAGGGATTTATTTTTGACAAAAGATTATATTGAACTTTATGAAAAGATGGAAGGAGGAATTTGCGAAGTTTTCGAATTCGAACATCCTCTAGGATCGGTCTATCACCAATTTATCAAAAGAGAAATTCCGGTCTCACTAGAAGGTGGTCCTTATTTTGACCTACTGACGCCTTATGGCTACGGAGGTCCTATCATTACCGAATTAGCGGACAAAACTCGTAAGGATGAACTGATTACGCAATTTTCTCAAGCTTTTCAAGATTATTGTCAAAGACACAATATCGTCAGTGAGTTTGTTCGCTTTCATCCAATTGCCGGCAATGCTGAAGATTTCAAGTCCTGTTATACGGTTCTTTTCAGGCGCCATACTACAGGCGTCACGTTAAAAGGGTTTGAAGATCCTGTACAGGAAGAATTTTCAGGCTCAACACGCAAGAGAATTCGAAAAGCATTAAGAGACGGTGTGACTTATCGAATTACATTGAATCCATCTAACTTAGATCAATTTCAAGATATTTATCTCGCCACAATGAAACGCGTTGGTGCCGCCGATTTCTACTTGTTTGATCGTGAATACTTTTCAAAAATTCTTGATAATTTTGGTGATCAGCTACTATTAGTTGAGGCCATTTTCGATTCCCAAGTGATTGGTGCAGAGCTCCATTTCCATTCTGGCAATGTCATCCATACTCATCTTTCTGGCACCGTTGACGGCGACTTTAATCACCTGTCACCTGTTTACGTCATGACCTACGCCATTGTGTTATGGGCTAAAGAACAAGGCGTGGAATATATTCATTCAGGTGGCGGTGTTAATCCTGGTCCCGATGACACGCTGTATTTATTCAAAAAGAAATTTGGGAAGAATACGGAATTCGACTACTATGTTGGCAATAAAATATGGGACCAACAAGTTTACCAGCAATTACTAAAAGAAACAGATGCCAATATTGAAAGCGAACTTTTCCCAGCCTATCGATGGCCATAA
- a CDS encoding glycosyltransferase, producing the protein MTNEIMVSIECNSYNHEAFIAEALDSILMQKTNFAFEILIHDDASTDRTADIIRKYERQYPDIIKPIYQTENQYSQGIPFELLANERALGKYMAVCEGDDYWTDPEKLQIQVDYMERHPECSMCVHAAEKVSAVTKKTIAAVRPSYKNKVYSVEEVIEGGGELFATNSILYSRSRISEMPEYYLNATIGDYPLVICGALNGTVYYMDRNMAAYRVEVKGSWTDTQLCGISAKKKHLQDVENLLDEVNSYTHFKYDKVINRTKRRDRFYVLLKQLKIKETLKAGYRQFYVKPEFFRRIFKKITI; encoded by the coding sequence ATGACAAATGAGATAATGGTGAGTATTGAATGCAACAGTTACAATCATGAAGCTTTTATAGCGGAAGCATTGGACAGTATATTGATGCAGAAAACAAATTTCGCTTTTGAAATTTTAATTCATGATGATGCGTCTACTGACCGAACAGCTGATATCATCAGAAAATATGAACGGCAGTATCCAGATATTATTAAACCAATCTATCAGACCGAAAATCAGTATTCCCAGGGTATTCCTTTTGAGTTACTTGCTAACGAACGTGCATTAGGGAAGTATATGGCGGTTTGTGAAGGAGATGACTACTGGACCGATCCAGAGAAACTGCAAATACAAGTGGATTATATGGAAAGGCATCCTGAGTGCAGCATGTGCGTACATGCTGCAGAAAAGGTCTCTGCCGTAACTAAAAAAACGATTGCTGCGGTTCGGCCAAGTTATAAGAACAAAGTCTATTCGGTAGAAGAAGTGATTGAAGGAGGAGGAGAACTGTTCGCCACCAATTCAATCCTCTATTCTCGTAGTAGAATTTCCGAGATGCCTGAGTATTACCTAAACGCCACAATCGGTGACTATCCACTGGTTATCTGTGGGGCATTAAACGGGACGGTTTATTACATGGACCGGAATATGGCTGCATACCGAGTAGAAGTCAAAGGCTCTTGGACGGATACACAACTCTGTGGCATCTCTGCAAAGAAAAAACATCTTCAAGATGTTGAAAACCTACTCGATGAAGTGAATAGCTATACTCATTTTAAATACGATAAAGTCATCAATCGAACAAAACGTCGGGATCGTTTTTATGTGCTGTTAAAACAGCTAAAAATAAAAGAAACATTGAAGGCAGGTTATAGACAATTTTACGTAAAACCTGAATTTTTCAGAAGAATCTTTAAAAAAATCACAATTTGA
- a CDS encoding lipopolysaccharide biosynthesis protein yields MEPQSSMKKKTIGGLLWSFGDLVGNQGIQFLIQIILARMLLPEHFGLIGMILVFIALSNSLVDSGFTQALIRERNASQTDYSTVFYFNFLIAVLIYWVLYAAAPSIGRFFDEPQLVQLVRVLSIGIMINSFAVIPKAMFAKEVNFKVQAKINLSSSILSGLIAVGLAMAGYGVWSLVLRQLSMNTIQSLLFTLSKKWMPSFVFSVTSFKRLFGFGWKLLVSGLIDTFYTNVYFLIIGKQYSTAQLGYYTNASRFSEIVSQNLAATILRVTYPVLSRIQDDNERLKQSYKNITKLAAFLIFPIMVGMAAVGEPLVLLVFGEKWLPMITYFQLLSIAGMLYPILALDLSIFQVKGRSDLYLLLEIINKTSLTVLLAVAIVLDLGVIGLIVAAILNTYLEFFVNCHFSKKEVAYPAKEKVRDLLPTYLLSLGMGGVVWTLGEMLEMPVFFQLTIQVTAGIVVYVTACWIANVGELKTVYKLIMSIPSLKNR; encoded by the coding sequence ATGGAACCACAATCGTCAATGAAAAAAAAGACAATCGGCGGTCTGCTGTGGAGTTTCGGGGATTTAGTCGGCAATCAAGGCATTCAGTTTCTTATTCAAATCATTTTGGCACGCATGCTGTTGCCTGAACATTTTGGGTTAATAGGCATGATACTGGTGTTTATTGCATTGTCGAATTCCTTAGTCGACAGTGGATTTACGCAAGCCTTAATACGAGAACGAAACGCGAGTCAAACGGATTATTCAACGGTTTTTTACTTTAACTTTTTGATTGCTGTCCTGATTTACTGGGTTCTCTACGCGGCAGCACCAAGTATTGGTCGCTTTTTTGATGAGCCACAACTCGTACAGCTTGTTCGCGTATTGTCTATCGGTATTATGATCAACTCATTTGCCGTTATACCCAAAGCGATGTTCGCTAAAGAAGTGAATTTCAAGGTCCAAGCAAAAATTAATTTGAGTTCCAGTATTCTATCGGGACTTATCGCGGTTGGACTAGCGATGGCAGGATATGGCGTTTGGAGTTTGGTGCTACGGCAATTGTCGATGAACACCATTCAATCCCTGTTGTTTACGCTATCGAAAAAGTGGATGCCGTCATTCGTGTTTAGCGTCACCTCGTTCAAGCGATTATTCGGTTTTGGCTGGAAGCTTCTCGTCTCAGGTTTGATCGATACTTTCTATACCAATGTTTATTTCTTGATTATCGGCAAGCAATATTCCACTGCACAATTAGGGTACTATACAAATGCATCTCGTTTTAGTGAAATTGTTTCACAAAATTTAGCTGCTACTATTCTACGGGTGACTTATCCAGTGCTTAGTCGCATTCAAGATGATAATGAACGCTTAAAACAGTCTTATAAAAACATCACGAAGCTCGCAGCTTTTCTTATCTTTCCGATAATGGTAGGTATGGCAGCTGTGGGTGAGCCGCTAGTACTTCTCGTGTTTGGTGAAAAATGGCTTCCGATGATCACTTACTTCCAATTGTTATCCATCGCGGGAATGCTTTACCCAATTTTAGCTCTCGATCTGAGCATTTTCCAAGTAAAAGGCCGATCTGATTTGTATCTTCTTTTGGAAATAATCAATAAAACGTCGTTGACCGTGCTACTGGCAGTTGCTATTGTCCTGGACTTAGGAGTTATTGGATTGATCGTAGCCGCGATCTTAAATACGTACCTTGAATTTTTCGTTAACTGTCATTTCTCTAAAAAAGAAGTGGCCTATCCAGCGAAAGAAAAAGTGCGTGACTTACTTCCAACGTACTTGCTGTCTCTAGGAATGGGCGGTGTCGTATGGACACTTGGCGAAATGTTGGAAATGCCAGTTTTTTTCCAACTGACAATCCAGGTTACGGCTGGAATAGTCGTTTACGTGACGGCCTGTTGGATTGCAAACGTCGGGGAACTGAAGACGGTCTATAAACTAATCATGTCTATTCCTTCATTAAAAAACCGGTAA
- a CDS encoding glycosyltransferase family 2 protein: MTTTPLVSIVCTSYNHGDYLADAIDSFLMQETTFDVEILIYDDASTDHSPHVIKQYENKYPSLINPIYQTHNQYSKGVRVELFNHNRAKGKYIAVCEGDDYWTDPYKLQKQVDYMEAHPSCSMTVHAADRVLSDKKKVLSTVRPAHGNAVFSMERVIEGDGDLIATNSMVYSKEKIAVLAPFYLNAVVGDYPLVILAALHGTVDYLDDNMSSYRVGVKGSWTERELATSTKRINHYHHMEEMFDEINEYTHFMYNDALTKAKNRYQFLRLLDQGKFKEIKQGDHRKIYLELSMKKRIVLEMKRYFPTITNTLRKVKWKMIR, from the coding sequence ATGACAACTACCCCGCTAGTCAGCATTGTCTGCACGAGCTACAATCACGGAGATTATCTAGCTGACGCGATTGATAGCTTTCTTATGCAAGAAACAACATTTGATGTGGAAATCTTGATTTATGACGATGCTTCAACTGATCATAGTCCTCACGTAATCAAACAATACGAAAATAAGTATCCCTCTTTAATTAACCCAATCTACCAAACCCACAATCAATATTCAAAAGGAGTCCGAGTTGAACTTTTTAATCACAACCGGGCCAAAGGAAAATACATCGCTGTTTGTGAAGGTGACGATTATTGGACAGATCCCTACAAATTGCAAAAACAAGTTGACTATATGGAGGCTCATCCTTCTTGTAGTATGACGGTGCATGCGGCAGACCGTGTGCTTTCAGACAAGAAGAAAGTTCTATCTACGGTAAGACCGGCGCATGGAAATGCCGTTTTTTCCATGGAACGCGTAATAGAGGGAGACGGCGACTTGATTGCGACAAACTCCATGGTCTATTCCAAAGAAAAAATAGCTGTACTTGCCCCGTTTTACTTGAATGCAGTAGTAGGAGATTACCCGTTGGTTATTTTAGCCGCGCTTCATGGAACGGTAGATTATTTGGATGACAATATGTCGTCTTATCGAGTAGGAGTGAAGGGCTCATGGACAGAACGGGAGTTAGCAACCAGCACAAAGCGGATCAACCATTATCATCATATGGAAGAAATGTTCGACGAGATTAACGAATACACCCATTTTATGTATAACGATGCATTGACTAAGGCGAAAAATCGCTATCAGTTTTTACGTTTACTGGATCAGGGGAAATTTAAAGAAATAAAGCAGGGGGACCACCGAAAAATTTACTTAGAGCTCAGTATGAAAAAACGAATAGTTTTGGAGATGAAACGGTATTTTCCAACCATCACAAATACGCTCCGAAAAGTAAAGTGGAAAATGATTCGATAA
- a CDS encoding right-handed parallel beta-helix repeat-containing protein: MNIRKIGFVLLLLLGIAGVSYFFLIMEKLPQEVEVENGSEGNRTALDEAVDKTTEIQKSIDETPAGGTLEIPPGVYKLSKNPDLKAVTGYGDSYFALKISKPITIVMEEVIFQTDTDDEYGVFWVNETEDVHLKGGFLMGERLPEEGSLTSHIAILFLYTNNSSIEDTYMKNYSQGVHLNHSDHNVVRKVTSEFNYGSGIINFDSDQNVIDSCVVRNSGDGHISLYGGGSDNRVVNCMVTEDRPGYEDQQGITVESEKASTIENNTVSGFYYGIDVKNASESNIIESNIAFNNEYNIAVRGGDGGENLELPSYNTQILNNMVVDPRGKSSYGIYVGAGDGHVVIGNTLNVDNLIIPEKDLEVYESQNFFVEE, encoded by the coding sequence TTGAACATAAGGAAAATTGGTTTTGTGCTGCTATTGCTTCTAGGCATCGCGGGGGTTAGTTATTTCTTTTTAATAATGGAAAAGCTGCCGCAAGAAGTTGAAGTTGAAAACGGAAGTGAAGGCAATCGTACAGCTTTAGACGAAGCAGTCGATAAAACAACAGAAATTCAAAAATCCATCGATGAAACACCAGCTGGAGGAACGTTGGAAATTCCACCGGGCGTTTACAAGCTTAGCAAAAACCCGGATTTGAAAGCGGTCACTGGATATGGTGACAGTTATTTTGCATTAAAAATTTCAAAGCCAATCACTATTGTAATGGAAGAAGTTATCTTCCAAACAGATACAGATGACGAATACGGTGTGTTTTGGGTGAATGAAACAGAAGATGTTCATTTAAAAGGTGGTTTTCTTATGGGAGAACGTTTACCAGAAGAAGGCTCTTTAACCTCTCATATCGCAATTTTGTTTTTGTATACGAACAATAGTTCAATTGAAGACACTTACATGAAAAATTATTCTCAAGGCGTGCATCTCAACCATTCAGATCATAATGTTGTTCGAAAAGTAACCTCCGAATTCAATTATGGATCAGGAATTATCAACTTTGACTCTGATCAAAATGTCATTGATTCATGCGTCGTGCGAAATTCGGGTGATGGCCATATCTCTCTTTATGGAGGTGGCAGTGACAACCGTGTAGTTAACTGCATGGTTACTGAAGATCGGCCAGGTTATGAGGATCAACAAGGAATTACTGTGGAAAGTGAAAAGGCTAGCACGATTGAAAACAATACAGTAAGCGGATTTTACTATGGCATTGATGTTAAAAATGCTTCAGAGTCAAACATCATCGAATCGAACATCGCCTTTAACAACGAATACAATATCGCTGTAAGAGGTGGAGATGGTGGTGAAAACTTAGAGTTGCCAAGCTACAATACACAGATTCTTAACAATATGGTTGTGGACCCGCGAGGTAAATCCTCCTATGGAATTTATGTTGGTGCAGGTGACGGCCATGTCGTGATTGGAAATACGTTAAATGTCGACAATCTCATCATTCCAGAAAAAGATTTAGAAGTTTATGAAAGCCAAAACTTTTTTGTAGAAGAATAA
- the galE gene encoding UDP-glucose 4-epimerase GalE: MAILVCGGAGYIGSHTVKELVTTYEVVVLDNLTTGFESLVDERATFVKGDLGDPEVVDTIFKTYSIDAVFHFAANSLVGESVENPLKYYRNNVGATLVLLEKMIEYNVNRFIFSSTAATYGIPNSELITEETATNPINPYGRSKLMIEQILADMARVHDFQYVVLRYFNAAGAHHSGEIGESHDPESHLIPIVLQHLLGEREQISVFGTDYETSDGTCVRDYIHVTDLARAHILSYEGMTGGKIANQTYNLGNGAGYSVNEIIETCQQISGKQATINYAPRRAGDPAALVASSDKISKELGWQPTFDLTAIISSAWAWHSK, from the coding sequence ATGGCAATTTTAGTTTGTGGGGGCGCAGGATATATTGGCAGTCACACTGTTAAAGAGTTGGTAACTACATACGAGGTAGTCGTGCTCGATAATTTGACGACTGGCTTTGAAAGCTTAGTCGATGAGCGAGCAACTTTCGTCAAAGGTGATTTGGGCGATCCGGAAGTAGTAGACACAATCTTCAAAACGTATAGCATTGACGCAGTCTTTCATTTTGCGGCGAATAGCTTAGTGGGGGAATCAGTGGAAAATCCGCTAAAATACTACCGCAATAATGTCGGTGCCACTTTGGTGCTTTTGGAGAAAATGATTGAGTATAACGTCAACCGCTTTATCTTTTCATCAACAGCGGCGACTTATGGCATACCTAATTCAGAACTGATTACCGAAGAAACCGCCACCAATCCGATCAATCCCTATGGACGCTCAAAACTGATGATTGAGCAAATTTTGGCTGATATGGCTCGCGTTCACGATTTTCAATATGTCGTGCTGCGTTATTTTAATGCTGCAGGTGCGCATCATTCGGGAGAAATCGGTGAGAGCCATGATCCGGAATCGCATTTGATTCCAATTGTGCTTCAGCATCTTCTTGGAGAGCGTGAGCAAATTTCAGTGTTTGGTACGGATTATGAAACAAGCGATGGCACATGTGTCCGTGACTATATTCATGTAACTGATTTAGCGCGTGCGCATATTCTTTCTTACGAAGGAATGACCGGTGGGAAAATCGCGAATCAAACCTATAATCTGGGTAACGGTGCAGGTTACTCGGTCAATGAAATTATCGAAACGTGTCAACAAATTTCAGGCAAGCAAGCAACGATTAACTATGCGCCGAGACGTGCAGGAGATCCAGCAGCTTTAGTTGCCTCATCCGATAAAATTAGCAAAGAATTAGGATGGCAACCAACATTCGATTTGACTGCTATTATATCGAGCGCGTGGGCATGGCATTCGAAATAA